In Arachis stenosperma cultivar V10309 chromosome 1, arast.V10309.gnm1.PFL2, whole genome shotgun sequence, one DNA window encodes the following:
- the LOC130966389 gene encoding EPIDERMAL PATTERNING FACTOR-like protein 6, with translation MESSKKYPNGLKFSVTMILIISLTLFPSNSGSPSNSNSISSSSNNNNNNNGLMQKKLVLGSRPPRCVNKCLNCRPCMAALVITPHHRDGHIHKETAPRDEGYYLLSWKCKCGNKFFEP, from the exons ATGGAATCCTCAAAAAAATACCCCAATGGACTAAAATTCTCAGTGACCATGATTCTCATCATTTCTCTAACCTTGTTTCCTTCTAATTCAg GGTCACCTTccaattcaaattcaatttcaagttcaagcaacaacaacaacaacaacaatggtttGATGCAAAAGAAGCTGGTATTAGGATCAAGGCCTCCAAGGTGTGTCAACAAATGCTTGAACTGCAGACCTTGCATGGCTGCTCTTGTTATCACTCCTCACCATAGAGATGGCCACATTCACAAGGAAACTGCTCCAAGAGATGAAGGCTATTATCTCTTGTCATGGAAGTGCAAATGTGGTAACAAGTTCTTTGAaccttaa
- the LOC130969175 gene encoding CBL-interacting serine/threonine-protein kinase 24-like isoform X1 translates to MHFDNGGDANDRCQTMKKVRNKIGKYEVGRTIGEGTFAKVKFAKNTDTGDSVAIKVMAKSTILKHRMVEQIKREISIMKIVRHPNIVRLHEVLASKTKIYIILEFVMGGELYDKIAQQGKLSENDSRRYFQQLIDAVAHCHKKGVYHRDLKPENLLLDAFGNLKVSDFGLSALTKQGVDVLHTTCGTPNYVAPEVLGNQGYDGAAADVWSCGVILYVLMAGYLPFEEADLPALYNRINAAEFVCPFWFSAGAKTLIQKILDPNPKTRMKIEEIRKDPWFRRNYVPVRLSEDVEVNLDDVQAVFDDIEDKYVSEKSESPEGGPLIMNAFEMITLSQGLNLSPLFDRRQDYVKRQTRFVSRKPARVIISYIEAAAESMGLKVHSRNYKMRLEGVAANNVAQFAVVLEVFEVAPSLFMVDVQKAAGDTLEYHKFYKNLCGKLESIIWRPMEPAPDSGMLRQMTV, encoded by the exons ATGCACT TTGATAACGGAGGAGATGCGAATGATCGTTGCCAAACGATGAAGAAGGTGAGGAATAAGATCGGAAAGTATGAGGTTGGTAGAACCATCGGCGAAGGTACATTCGCCAAGGTCAAATTCGCCAAGAACACCGACACCGGAGACAGCGTTGCCATTAAGGTCATGGCTAAGTCCACCATTCTCAAGCATAGAATGGTTGAACAG ATTAAAAGAGAGATATCCATTATGAAGATTGTCAGACATCCAAATATAGTTAGGTTGCATGAG GTTTTGGCCAGCAAGACCAAGATCTACATAATTCTTGAGTTCGTAATGGGAGGGGAATTATATGATAAAATT GCTCAGCAGGGAAAGCTTTCTGAAAATGATTCTAGGCGCTACTTTCAACAACTTATAGATGCTGTTGCTCATTGTCACAAGAAGGGTGTGTACCACAGAGACTTGAAG CCTGAAAACCTTCTTCTTGATGCATTCGGAAACTTGAAAGTATCTGACTTCGGATTGAGTGCATTGACAAAGCAG ggTGTTGATGTTCTCCACACGACGTGTGGGACCCCAAATTATGTTGCACCTGAG GTGCTAGGCAATCAAGGTTATGATGGTGCAGCAGCTGATGTTTGGTCATGTGGAGTCATCCTGTATGTTTTGATGGCTGGATATCTTCCTTTTGAGGAggctgaccttcctgcactgtACAACAGG ATCAATGCTGCAGAGTTTGTTTGTCCATTTTGGTTTTCTGCTGGGGCAAAGACATTGATACAGAAAATTCTggatcctaatcctaaaaca CGGATGAAAATTGAAGAAATAAGGAAAGATCCATGGTTCAGGAGAAACTATGTTCCGGTCAGACTTAGTGAAGATGTGGAAGTCAATTTGGATGATGTTCAGGCAGTTTTCGATGATATTGAG GACAAATATGTTTCTGAGAAGTCAGAAAGTCCTGAGGGAGGTCCTTTGATAATGAATGCATTTGAGATGATTACCTTATCTCAAGGGTTGAATCTTTCACCGCTATTTGACAGGCGTCAG GATTATGTGAAGCGGCAAACCCGATTTGTTTCACGTAAACCAGCAAGGGTTATAATTTCATATATTGAAGCTGCTGCAGAGTCAATGGGTCTTAAGGTCCATTCTCGTAACTACAAG ATGAGGCTTGAAGGAGTTGCTGCAAATAATGTTGCTCAATTTGCAGTGGTTTTGGAG GTGTTTGAGGTTGCACCATCACTTTTCATGGTAGATGTTCAAAAGGCAGCTGGTGATACTCTCGAATATCACAAG TTTTACAAGAATCTCTGTGGAAAATTAGAAAGCATTATCTGGAGACCGATGGAGCCAGCCCCAGATTCTGGTATGCTTCGACAAATGACTGTATGA
- the LOC130969191 gene encoding EIN3-binding F-box protein 1-like → MPTLVNYSGDDELYPGSSFGPMDLGRLYTIGSNVDVYYPPNKRARISAPFIFNNHEHEKDQKPSVDTLPDECLFEIFRRLPSAKERSSCACVSKKWLMLMSSICKAEIERPASSDVEMISSDEDQDGYLTRCLEGKKATDVRLAAIAVGTSGRGGLGKLSIRGSNSVRGVTNLGLLAVAHGCPSLRSLSLWNVSSVGDEGLAEIAKGCHLLEKLDLCLSSSISNKGLIAIAEGCPNLTTLNIESCSKIGNEGLQAIARCCPKLQSISIKDCPLVGDHGVSSLLSSASELSRVKLQALNITDFSLAVVGHYGKAITNLVLCGLRNISERGFWVMGVAQGLQKLVSLTITSCRGVTDASIEALGKGCSNLKQMCLRKCCFVSDSGLIAFGKAAGSLESLQLEECNRVTQSGIIGALSNIKPKLKSLTLVKCMGIKDIDVEVSMLSPCKSLRSLTIQNCPGFSSASLAMVGKLCPQIQHVDLTGLYGITDAGLLPLLENCEAGLVKVNLTGCWNLTDSIVSALAKLHGGTLELLNLDGCWKITDASLVAIADNCLLLNDLDVSKCAITDAGVSILSHATQLSLQILSLSGCSDVSNKSVPFLKKLGQTLLGLNLQHCSSIGSSTIDLLVENLWRCDILS, encoded by the exons ATGCCTACCCTTGTTAATTACAGTG GCGATGATGAACTCTATCCTGGGAGTTCCTTTGGTCCCATGGATTTGGGTAGATTGTACACTATCGGTTCCAATGTGGATGTGTACTACCCTCCTAACAAGCGAGCTCGGATCAGTGCCCCCTTTATCTTTAACAACCATGAGCATGAGAAAGATCAAAAGCCTAGTGTTGACACCCTTCCTGATGAGTGTCTCTTCGAGATATTCAGACGGCTCCCTAGTGCCAAAGAGAGAAGCTCATGTGCTTGTGTTTCTAAAAAATGGCTTATGCTTATGAGCAGTATCTGCAAGGCCGAAATCGAGAGGCCTGCTTCTTCAGATGTTGAAATGATCTCTTCAGATGAGGATCAAGATGGGTACCTTACAAGGTGTTTGGAAGGGAAGAAAGCTACTGATGTAAGGCTTGCTGCAATTGCTGTTGGGACTAGTGGCCGTGGGGGACTTGGGAAGCTCTCTATTAGGGGAAGCAACTCGGTGCGCGGTGTCACGAATCTTGGCCTCTTGGCAGTTGCTCACGGTTGCCCTTCTCTAAGATCACTTTCTCTGTGGAATGTATCATCTGTTGGTGATGAAGGTCTAGCTGAAATAGCAAAGGGATGCCATCTATTAGAGAAGCTTGACTTGTGCTTATCTTCCTCAATCAGCAACAAGGGTTTGATTGCAATAGCTGAAGGATGCCCGAACTTGACAACCTTAAACATTGAATCTTGCTCGAAGATTGGTAATGAAGGCTTGCAAGCAATTGCAAGGTGTTGCCCCAAGTTACAGTCAATCTCTATTAAGGATTGTCCTCTTGTTGGGGATCATGGAGTATCTAGTCTGTTATCATCGGCTTCTGAGCTATCAAGGGTAAAACTTCAGGCCCTGAACATCACCGATTTTTCTCTGGCTGTTGTTGGACATTATGGAAAGGCAATCACAAATTTGGTTCTATGTGGTCTCCGAAATATCAGTGAAAGGGGCTTTTGGGTCATGGGTGTTGCTCAAGGTCTGCAGAAGTTGGTTTCATTAACCATCACTTCTTGCCGAGGGGTAACCGATGCAAGCATCGAAGCTTTGGGCAAGGGTTGTTCCAATTTGAAACAGATGTGCCTTCGCAAGTGTTGCTTTGTATCTGACAGTGGACTTATAGCATTCGGCAAGGCTGCAGGGTCTCTTGAGAGCTTGCAGTTAGAGGAGTGTAACCGGGTTACCCAGTCTGGGATCATTGGTGCCCTTTCAAACATCAAACCAAAGTTGAAATCTCTCACCCTTGTGAAGTGCATGGGAATCAAGGATATTGATGTGGAAGTATCCATGCTATCTCCTTGCAAGTCTCTTCGGTCGTTAACTATTCAAAACTGCCCCGGTTTCAGTAGTGCTAGCCTCGCCATGGTTGGAAAATTGTGTCCCCAAATTCAGCATGTTGATCTAACTGGACTTTATGGCATAACAGATGCTGGCCTTCTCCCTCTATTGGAGAACTGTGAGGCAGGACTAGTCAAGGTGAACCTTACCGGCTGCTGGAACTTGACAGATAGCATTGTTTCAGCCTTGGCTAAGCTACATGGTGGAACCCTTGAGTTATTAAATCTCGATGGATGCTGGAAAATCACCGATGCAAGCTTGGTTGCGATTGCAGACAACTGCCTGTTGCTCAACGACCTAGACGTGTCGAAGTGTGCCATCACTGACGCAGGTGTATCCATTCTATCTCATGCCACGCAGCTTAGTTTACAAATTCTTTCTTTGTCTGGCTGTTCTGATGTGTCAAACAAGAGTGTGCCTTTCCTGAAAAAGTTGGGCCAAACCTTGTTGGGTTTGAATCTTCAACACTGCAGTTCAATTGGCAGCAGCACAATTGATTTGCTAGTGGAGAATCTGTGGAGATGTGATATTCTGTCTTAA
- the LOC130969175 gene encoding CBL-interacting protein kinase 24-like isoform X2 — protein MKKVRNKIGKYEVGRTIGEGTFAKVKFAKNTDTGDSVAIKVMAKSTILKHRMVEQIKREISIMKIVRHPNIVRLHEVLASKTKIYIILEFVMGGELYDKIAQQGKLSENDSRRYFQQLIDAVAHCHKKGVYHRDLKPENLLLDAFGNLKVSDFGLSALTKQGVDVLHTTCGTPNYVAPEVLGNQGYDGAAADVWSCGVILYVLMAGYLPFEEADLPALYNRINAAEFVCPFWFSAGAKTLIQKILDPNPKTRMKIEEIRKDPWFRRNYVPVRLSEDVEVNLDDVQAVFDDIEDKYVSEKSESPEGGPLIMNAFEMITLSQGLNLSPLFDRRQDYVKRQTRFVSRKPARVIISYIEAAAESMGLKVHSRNYKMRLEGVAANNVAQFAVVLEVFEVAPSLFMVDVQKAAGDTLEYHKFYKNLCGKLESIIWRPMEPAPDSGMLRQMTV, from the exons ATGAAGAAGGTGAGGAATAAGATCGGAAAGTATGAGGTTGGTAGAACCATCGGCGAAGGTACATTCGCCAAGGTCAAATTCGCCAAGAACACCGACACCGGAGACAGCGTTGCCATTAAGGTCATGGCTAAGTCCACCATTCTCAAGCATAGAATGGTTGAACAG ATTAAAAGAGAGATATCCATTATGAAGATTGTCAGACATCCAAATATAGTTAGGTTGCATGAG GTTTTGGCCAGCAAGACCAAGATCTACATAATTCTTGAGTTCGTAATGGGAGGGGAATTATATGATAAAATT GCTCAGCAGGGAAAGCTTTCTGAAAATGATTCTAGGCGCTACTTTCAACAACTTATAGATGCTGTTGCTCATTGTCACAAGAAGGGTGTGTACCACAGAGACTTGAAG CCTGAAAACCTTCTTCTTGATGCATTCGGAAACTTGAAAGTATCTGACTTCGGATTGAGTGCATTGACAAAGCAG ggTGTTGATGTTCTCCACACGACGTGTGGGACCCCAAATTATGTTGCACCTGAG GTGCTAGGCAATCAAGGTTATGATGGTGCAGCAGCTGATGTTTGGTCATGTGGAGTCATCCTGTATGTTTTGATGGCTGGATATCTTCCTTTTGAGGAggctgaccttcctgcactgtACAACAGG ATCAATGCTGCAGAGTTTGTTTGTCCATTTTGGTTTTCTGCTGGGGCAAAGACATTGATACAGAAAATTCTggatcctaatcctaaaaca CGGATGAAAATTGAAGAAATAAGGAAAGATCCATGGTTCAGGAGAAACTATGTTCCGGTCAGACTTAGTGAAGATGTGGAAGTCAATTTGGATGATGTTCAGGCAGTTTTCGATGATATTGAG GACAAATATGTTTCTGAGAAGTCAGAAAGTCCTGAGGGAGGTCCTTTGATAATGAATGCATTTGAGATGATTACCTTATCTCAAGGGTTGAATCTTTCACCGCTATTTGACAGGCGTCAG GATTATGTGAAGCGGCAAACCCGATTTGTTTCACGTAAACCAGCAAGGGTTATAATTTCATATATTGAAGCTGCTGCAGAGTCAATGGGTCTTAAGGTCCATTCTCGTAACTACAAG ATGAGGCTTGAAGGAGTTGCTGCAAATAATGTTGCTCAATTTGCAGTGGTTTTGGAG GTGTTTGAGGTTGCACCATCACTTTTCATGGTAGATGTTCAAAAGGCAGCTGGTGATACTCTCGAATATCACAAG TTTTACAAGAATCTCTGTGGAAAATTAGAAAGCATTATCTGGAGACCGATGGAGCCAGCCCCAGATTCTGGTATGCTTCGACAAATGACTGTATGA